The Flavobacterium piscisymbiosum genome includes a region encoding these proteins:
- the odhB gene encoding 2-oxoglutarate dehydrogenase complex dihydrolipoyllysine-residue succinyltransferase: MILEMKVPSPGESIKEVEIATWLVKDGDYVEKDQAIAEVDSDKATLELPAEMSGIITLKAEEGDAVAVGAVVCLIDTDGVKPAGDAPAAPATEAPKAEAPKAEVKAEAPKAAPAQAPAATSYAAGTPSPAARKILDEKNIAPATISGTGKDGRITKEDAVNAVPSMGTPTGGNRGSERTKLSMLRRKVAERLVAAKNETAMLTTFNEVNMTPINLIRNEYKDAFKAKHGGLGLGYMSFFTKAVTRALELYPDVNSMMDGDYKIAYDFADISIAVSGPKGLMVPVVRNAENLTFRGVEAEIKRLALRARDGQITVDDMTGGTFTITNGGVFGSMLSTPIINPPQSGILGMHNIIERPIAVNGKVEIHPMMYVALSYDHRIIDGRESVGFLVAVKEALENPVELLMNGDAKRALEL; this comes from the coding sequence ATGATTTTAGAAATGAAAGTCCCATCACCAGGGGAATCAATAAAAGAAGTTGAAATTGCAACTTGGTTAGTAAAAGACGGAGATTATGTAGAAAAAGATCAAGCTATTGCTGAAGTTGATTCAGACAAAGCAACTCTTGAATTACCTGCTGAAATGAGCGGAATTATTACGCTAAAAGCTGAAGAAGGTGATGCAGTTGCTGTAGGAGCTGTAGTTTGTTTAATTGATACTGATGGTGTAAAACCTGCAGGTGATGCTCCGGCTGCACCAGCGACTGAGGCTCCTAAAGCTGAAGCTCCAAAGGCAGAAGTAAAAGCTGAGGCTCCAAAAGCAGCACCAGCACAAGCTCCGGCAGCTACAAGTTATGCAGCAGGAACTCCATCTCCGGCAGCAAGAAAAATATTAGACGAAAAAAACATAGCACCGGCAACTATTTCAGGAACTGGTAAAGACGGAAGAATCACTAAAGAAGATGCTGTAAATGCAGTACCTTCTATGGGAACTCCAACTGGAGGAAACCGTGGATCTGAGCGTACAAAATTATCAATGTTGCGTCGTAAAGTAGCTGAGAGATTAGTTGCTGCTAAAAACGAAACAGCAATGTTAACTACTTTTAATGAAGTTAACATGACACCAATCAACTTGATTCGTAACGAATACAAAGATGCTTTTAAAGCAAAACATGGTGGCCTTGGACTAGGATACATGTCTTTCTTTACAAAAGCAGTTACAAGAGCATTAGAATTATATCCTGATGTTAACTCAATGATGGACGGTGATTATAAAATCGCTTACGATTTTGCTGATATCTCTATCGCAGTTTCAGGACCAAAAGGTTTAATGGTTCCTGTAGTTCGTAATGCTGAAAACTTAACTTTCCGTGGTGTTGAAGCTGAAATTAAAAGATTAGCATTGAGAGCTCGTGATGGTCAAATTACTGTTGACGATATGACTGGTGGAACTTTTACTATTACTAATGGTGGAGTTTTTGGTTCTATGTTAAGTACTCCAATTATCAACCCTCCTCAATCAGGAATTTTAGGAATGCACAACATTATTGAGCGTCCGATTGCCGTAAACGGTAAAGTTGAAATTCACCCAATGATGTATGTTGCACTTTCTTATGACCACAGAATTATCGACGGACGTGAGTCAGTTGGTTTCTTAGTGGCTGTAAAAGAAGCATTAGAAAATCCAGTAGAATTATTGATGAATGGCGATGCTAAACGTGCTTTAGAATTGTAA
- a CDS encoding PepSY-associated TM helix domain-containing protein, producing the protein MGFKKQIRFLHKWLGLISGLIVFIISVTGCIFCFHDEIKDITRKEWRLVEPQNKPFVMPSVLQEKAKEILPDYKQSMVSFYGKDRSAIVYTYSDTENRYLYFNPYTGKYLKTEDPATDFFIIVEYIHLYLLLPDYIGKHIIGGATIIFILLLISGIIQWWPKRRSDIKRSFTIKWSAKWRRVNYDWHNTSGFYIAIIAAIIAITGLTFTYEWVGDGIYKTFNFGGDKALETKAPVIDTTKFATNKLIAVDRAFVETMKLQPEAEMIFITYPLQKGDLINTGAYPHTLRYDHQSNYYFHPGDGKLIQSQPFDKKSLGLQVVEMNYGIHTGQILDLPGKIIAFIISLIAAALPVTGFVIWYGRRNKSCKKIKA; encoded by the coding sequence ATGGGATTTAAAAAACAAATACGTTTTCTACATAAATGGCTCGGATTAATTTCCGGGCTTATTGTTTTTATTATAAGTGTTACTGGTTGTATTTTTTGTTTTCATGACGAAATAAAAGACATTACCCGAAAAGAATGGCGATTGGTTGAACCTCAAAACAAGCCTTTTGTAATGCCATCGGTTTTACAGGAAAAAGCAAAAGAAATTCTTCCGGATTATAAACAATCAATGGTTTCATTTTACGGAAAAGACAGATCTGCGATTGTTTACACCTATTCTGATACCGAAAACAGATATCTCTACTTTAATCCCTACACAGGAAAATATTTAAAAACCGAAGATCCGGCGACTGATTTTTTTATCATTGTTGAGTACATTCATTTGTATTTGCTTTTGCCGGATTATATCGGGAAACACATTATTGGCGGTGCAACAATTATTTTTATTCTTTTACTGATTTCGGGAATTATCCAATGGTGGCCAAAACGAAGAAGCGATATCAAGCGAAGTTTCACCATAAAATGGTCTGCAAAATGGCGTCGTGTAAATTATGACTGGCACAACACTTCCGGATTTTATATTGCAATTATTGCTGCTATTATTGCCATTACAGGTTTAACTTTTACTTACGAATGGGTTGGAGACGGGATTTATAAAACCTTCAATTTTGGCGGAGATAAAGCTTTAGAAACAAAAGCGCCAGTAATTGACACTACCAAATTTGCTACGAACAAACTTATTGCTGTCGATCGTGCTTTTGTTGAAACTATGAAACTACAACCTGAAGCCGAAATGATTTTTATAACTTATCCTCTGCAAAAAGGAGACTTAATTAATACCGGAGCTTATCCTCATACCTTACGATACGATCATCAAAGCAATTATTACTTTCATCCGGGTGATGGTAAATTAATACAAAGTCAGCCTTTCGATAAAAAGAGTTTAGGCCTGCAAGTTGTCGAAATGAATTACGGAATTCATACCGGACAAATTTTAGATTTACCGGGAAAAATTATTGCTTTCATTATCAGCTTAATTGCGGCGGCTTTGCCTGTAACGGGTTTTGTTATTTGGTACGGACGAAGAAATAAATCCTGTAAAAAAATAAAGGCCTAA
- a CDS encoding LacI family DNA-binding transcriptional regulator — protein MNDTKLIDIASALGISVTTVSKALKGYTDISKSTRARVIEMAETMNYIPNSVAVNLRTNETKTIGVIIPATVHHFFSSVLNGILEEAEKRGYLVIILQSNEKYELEKKQLALLIQKRVDGVLMSLSNETDDFTHINEAIRKNTPVVLFDKIAKRVDCSKVVINDAKAAFDAVSYLINKGYKKIAHFRGSYVPQNSIDRFLGYKRALEAHGIEYDSKLVYVCDNNTDFEDGYENAQKIMTENPDIDAIFAITDLVAIGIIKYFNEAGIKTPEQVAVFGFSNWFMSTVISPKLTTIDQPGFEMGHQAVSLLIDEIVDIKEHRPVTHQIIELPTRIIERESTVK, from the coding sequence ATGAATGACACTAAATTAATAGATATAGCCTCGGCACTCGGAATTTCGGTTACTACGGTTTCAAAAGCGTTAAAAGGATATACAGATATTAGTAAGTCTACTCGTGCCAGGGTTATTGAAATGGCCGAAACGATGAACTACATCCCCAATTCTGTTGCAGTAAATCTTCGAACCAACGAAACCAAAACCATTGGCGTTATTATTCCGGCTACGGTTCATCACTTTTTTTCGAGCGTACTAAATGGTATTCTCGAAGAAGCCGAAAAAAGAGGATATCTGGTCATTATATTACAATCAAACGAAAAATATGAGCTCGAGAAAAAACAGCTCGCTTTATTAATTCAAAAACGAGTTGACGGGGTTTTAATGTCGCTCTCTAACGAGACAGACGATTTTACTCATATTAATGAAGCCATTAGAAAAAATACCCCCGTTGTTCTTTTTGATAAAATTGCCAAAAGGGTAGATTGCTCCAAAGTGGTTATCAATGATGCAAAAGCAGCTTTTGATGCGGTTTCTTACCTTATTAATAAAGGATATAAAAAAATTGCTCATTTTAGAGGTTCTTATGTTCCGCAAAACTCGATCGATCGTTTTCTAGGTTATAAAAGGGCGCTTGAAGCACACGGAATTGAGTACGATTCGAAATTGGTTTACGTTTGCGATAACAATACAGATTTTGAAGACGGCTACGAAAATGCTCAAAAAATAATGACCGAAAATCCGGATATCGATGCCATTTTTGCCATTACTGATTTGGTTGCCATCGGGATTATTAAATACTTTAATGAAGCCGGAATAAAAACGCCGGAACAAGTTGCGGTTTTTGGTTTTAGCAATTGGTTTATGAGTACGGTTATTTCACCTAAATTAACCACAATTGATCAGCCCGGATTCGAAATGGGACATCAGGCCGTATCACTTTTAATTGATGAAATTGTCGACATAAAAGAGCATCGTCCGGTAACGCATCAAATTATTGAACTTCCTACAAGAATCATTGAGCGAGAATCGACAGTTAAATGA
- a CDS encoding 2-oxoglutarate dehydrogenase E1 component, whose product MDRFSFLNAAHTEFFAQLYDQYLVNPDSVEPSWRSFFQGFDFGQTTYNDENPVQRIVEYVTSDNTDCSLVSDKLQKEFNVLKLIDAYRTRGHLFTKTNPVRDRRTSSPTLDIENFGLTTADLSTVFDAAQTIGVGPSTLQDIITRLKSIYCQHIGIEYMYIRNPGVVKWIQDKLAVNVNQPNFSSEEKKTILNKLNQAVSFENFLHTKYVGQKRFSLEGGESIIPALDALIEQAAEKGVEQFVMGMAHRGRLNVLANIFGKSTQDIFGEFDGKDYDQEYFDGDVKYHLGLTADKKTRTGKSININLAPNPSHLETVGAVIEGITRAKQDKYYPNDFSKVLPIAVHGDAAIAGQGILYEIIQMAQLDGYKTGGTIHIVINNQVGFTTNYLDARSSTYCTDVAKVTLSPVLHVNADDAEAVVHAVSFALDYRMQFGRDVFIDLLGYRKYGHNEGDEPRFTQPVLYKIIAKHKNPRDIYAEKLLSDGVIDASYVNALEKEYKSTMEENLEASRKKDLTIITPFMKNEWDGFVQVTDTQMLEKVDTTFDKKGLDSIITTISTLPEDKKFINKITKIVTDRKAGYDNNTIDWGTAEALAYGSLLTEGFDIRISGQDVERGTFSHRHAVVKVEDSEEEVILLDSIENKKGKFGVFNSLLSEYGVLGFDYGYALANPNALTIWEAQFGDFSNGAQIMIDQYISCGEDKWNNQNGIVLLLPHGYEGQGAEHSSARMERYLQLCARQNMYVADCTTPANFFHLLRRQMKTNFRKPLVVFSPKSLLRDPRCVSTADELATGSFQETIDDNTVDKKAVKTLVFVTGKFYYDIVAERENNGRNDVAVVRIEQLFPFPAAQLKEIIAQYPNADDYVWAQEEPKNMGAYSFMLMNFDLVKWRLASLKAYAAPASGSYTRAKRRHADAIRMVFDKDLFR is encoded by the coding sequence ATGGATAGGTTTTCATTTTTAAATGCAGCGCATACAGAGTTTTTCGCACAATTATATGATCAGTATTTAGTAAATCCAGATAGCGTTGAGCCAAGCTGGAGAAGTTTTTTTCAAGGTTTCGACTTTGGACAAACGACTTATAATGACGAAAATCCAGTTCAACGAATCGTTGAGTATGTAACTAGCGACAACACAGATTGTAGTCTTGTTTCTGACAAACTACAAAAAGAATTCAATGTACTAAAGTTAATCGATGCCTACCGTACTCGTGGCCACTTGTTTACAAAAACAAATCCGGTTCGTGATCGCAGAACATCTTCTCCAACATTAGACATAGAAAATTTCGGATTAACAACTGCTGATCTTTCTACAGTTTTTGATGCTGCTCAGACTATTGGAGTGGGACCTTCTACTTTGCAAGACATTATAACGCGACTTAAATCTATTTACTGCCAGCATATTGGTATTGAATATATGTATATCAGAAATCCTGGCGTTGTAAAATGGATTCAGGATAAACTGGCTGTAAATGTTAATCAGCCTAATTTCTCTTCTGAAGAAAAGAAAACTATCTTAAATAAATTAAATCAGGCAGTTTCTTTCGAGAACTTCCTGCATACTAAATACGTAGGTCAAAAACGATTTTCATTAGAAGGTGGAGAATCTATTATTCCCGCTTTGGATGCTTTGATCGAACAGGCTGCTGAAAAAGGTGTTGAACAATTCGTAATGGGAATGGCTCACCGTGGTCGTTTGAACGTTTTGGCTAACATCTTCGGAAAATCTACTCAGGATATTTTTGGTGAGTTTGACGGTAAAGATTACGATCAGGAATATTTTGATGGTGACGTAAAATACCACTTAGGTCTTACTGCCGACAAAAAAACAAGAACAGGAAAAAGTATCAATATCAATTTAGCACCAAACCCATCTCACTTAGAAACGGTTGGAGCTGTAATTGAAGGAATCACAAGAGCAAAGCAAGATAAATACTATCCAAATGATTTCTCTAAAGTATTACCAATTGCCGTTCACGGAGATGCTGCAATCGCAGGTCAGGGTATCTTGTACGAAATCATTCAAATGGCTCAGCTTGATGGTTACAAAACCGGAGGAACAATCCATATTGTAATCAACAATCAGGTTGGTTTTACTACTAACTACTTAGACGCTCGTTCTTCTACTTACTGTACAGATGTTGCCAAAGTAACACTTTCGCCAGTATTGCACGTAAATGCTGACGATGCTGAAGCTGTTGTTCATGCGGTATCTTTTGCATTAGATTACAGAATGCAATTTGGACGTGACGTATTTATTGACTTATTAGGATATAGAAAATACGGTCATAACGAAGGTGACGAACCTCGTTTTACTCAACCTGTTTTATATAAAATCATCGCAAAACATAAAAATCCAAGAGATATTTATGCTGAAAAATTATTGTCTGACGGCGTAATCGATGCATCTTATGTAAACGCTTTAGAAAAAGAATACAAATCTACTATGGAGGAGAACTTAGAAGCTTCCCGTAAAAAAGATTTGACTATTATAACTCCATTCATGAAAAACGAATGGGATGGATTTGTTCAGGTAACAGATACTCAAATGCTTGAAAAAGTAGATACTACTTTTGACAAAAAAGGATTGGATTCTATTATCACTACAATATCTACTTTACCTGAAGACAAAAAGTTTATTAATAAAATAACTAAAATTGTTACCGACAGAAAAGCCGGATACGACAATAATACTATTGACTGGGGAACTGCAGAAGCACTAGCTTACGGTTCACTTTTGACAGAAGGATTTGATATTCGTATTTCAGGTCAGGACGTAGAGCGTGGTACATTCTCTCACCGTCATGCTGTAGTTAAAGTGGAAGATTCTGAAGAAGAAGTAATTCTATTGGATAGTATCGAAAACAAAAAAGGAAAATTTGGCGTATTCAATTCTCTTTTATCTGAATATGGTGTTCTTGGTTTTGATTATGGATATGCATTAGCGAATCCAAATGCGTTGACTATTTGGGAAGCTCAATTTGGAGATTTCTCTAATGGAGCACAAATCATGATTGACCAGTACATTTCATGTGGTGAAGATAAATGGAACAACCAAAACGGTATTGTTTTATTATTGCCTCACGGATATGAAGGACAGGGAGCTGAACACTCTTCTGCAAGAATGGAGCGTTATTTACAACTTTGTGCAAGACAAAATATGTATGTGGCAGATTGTACAACTCCAGCCAACTTCTTCCACTTGTTGAGAAGACAAATGAAAACAAATTTCCGTAAACCTTTGGTAGTTTTCTCTCCAAAAAGTTTATTACGTGATCCAAGATGTGTTTCTACAGCAGATGAATTAGCTACAGGAAGTTTCCAGGAAACAATTGATGATAATACAGTAGATAAAAAAGCAGTAAAAACATTGGTTTTTGTTACTGGTAAATTCTACTATGACATCGTTGCTGAAAGAGAAAACAACGGAAGAAATGACGTTGCAGTTGTTCGTATCGAGCAATTATTCCCTTTCCCTGCTGCACAACTTAAAGAAATCATCGCACAATATCCAAATGCTGACGATTATGTTTGGGCTCAGGAAGAACCTAAAAACATGGGAGCTTACAGCTTTATGTTAATGAACTTTGATCTTGTAAAATGGAGATTAGCTTCGTTAAAAGCTTATGCTGCACCAGCATCAGGAAGTTACACACGTGCAAAACGTCGTCATGCAGATGCGATTAGAATGGTATTCGATAAAGATTTATTCAGATAA
- a CDS encoding TonB-dependent receptor, producing the protein MKYKFTISFLSFCFFLLAATSISAQEKASIKGQISLTNNQAADNVSVVLKGTKIGTNTDSNGFYEIKNLKPGSYVIKVSAVGHSSKEKSISLNAGDEIVEDFTISSNSEQLDEIVINGGTKKNPLARKETQQVSRLPLKNLENPQVYTTITSELLKEQVVTNLDDALKNSPGLTQLWGSTGRTGDGAGYFSLRGFAVQPTMINGLPGLSNGSLDPANIDKIEVIKGPSGTLFGSSLISYGGLINVTTKKPYDRFGGEVSYTSGSYGLNRVTADINTPLDEEHKVNFRVNAAYHNEDSFQDAGFKKSLFVAPSLSYQVNDRLSFLINTEFLSSEMTNPTMLFLDRTTPLRAHNIEELGYDNKRSYTSNDLVIKTPSYSLQGQMNYKISDQWTSQTAFARSSTKSQGYYNYLYDITSTFSGITDGIVFGRSFTNNNSKTLTTDIQQNFIGDFKIGKLRNRIVAGLDYFNRMQVDNGTDYEYYESLVYVGRDDLKTVNENVFKITDPTKYILDGDNGILSQSHADAVLSGKGVSNSKQKQEVFSAYVSDVINFTPALSVMASLRIDRFMNSGEVTTKDDDFNQTTFSPKFGIVYQPIIDKVSIFANYMDGFVNPSPVTNILADGSRQPRTFGPEHATQIEFGTKLNLFKDKLYATFSYYDTKVKDMVYTDYGATTTISYEDGAQRNKGFEAEIVTNPVDGLNIVFGYSYNDAILTAGLDDFVNHRPESAGPQNLANLWASYKFLQGDLKGFGLGFGGNYASDNKIMNRTVAGVFTIPEYTVMNSSIFYGTEKYTLTLKVNNIANEDIYSGWSTVSPRDARSVVASFSYRF; encoded by the coding sequence ATGAAATATAAATTTACAATTTCTTTTTTGAGCTTTTGTTTTTTTCTATTAGCTGCTACAAGTATATCAGCACAGGAAAAAGCATCTATTAAGGGGCAAATTAGTCTAACAAATAACCAAGCTGCAGATAACGTTTCAGTTGTATTAAAAGGGACCAAAATAGGAACCAATACAGATAGCAACGGTTTTTATGAAATTAAAAACCTTAAACCGGGAAGCTACGTTATTAAAGTTTCGGCTGTTGGACATTCATCAAAAGAAAAAAGTATTTCTCTTAATGCAGGTGATGAAATAGTTGAAGATTTTACCATTAGTTCAAACTCTGAACAATTAGACGAAATTGTAATTAACGGAGGTACTAAAAAAAATCCATTAGCGCGTAAAGAAACACAGCAAGTATCAAGATTACCACTTAAAAATCTTGAAAACCCACAAGTTTATACCACTATTACAAGCGAATTATTAAAAGAGCAGGTAGTTACTAATTTAGATGATGCATTAAAAAATTCACCTGGATTAACACAGCTTTGGGGTTCTACTGGTCGTACAGGAGACGGTGCAGGATATTTCTCTTTAAGAGGATTTGCTGTTCAGCCCACTATGATCAACGGATTACCTGGATTATCAAACGGAAGTTTAGATCCTGCTAACATTGACAAAATCGAAGTTATAAAAGGACCATCAGGAACATTGTTTGGAAGTAGTTTGATTTCTTACGGAGGACTAATCAATGTTACCACTAAAAAACCTTACGATCGTTTTGGAGGAGAAGTTAGTTACACTTCCGGAAGTTATGGTTTAAACAGAGTTACTGCAGATATTAATACTCCATTGGACGAAGAACACAAAGTAAATTTTCGTGTAAATGCCGCTTATCATAATGAGGACAGTTTTCAGGATGCTGGTTTTAAAAAATCATTATTTGTTGCACCGTCATTATCTTATCAGGTAAATGACAGATTATCATTCCTTATCAATACTGAGTTTTTGAGCAGCGAAATGACAAATCCAACCATGTTATTCTTAGACAGAACAACTCCTTTAAGAGCTCATAACATCGAAGAATTGGGTTACGACAACAAACGTTCTTATACTAGTAACGATCTTGTAATAAAAACACCATCATATAGCCTTCAGGGTCAGATGAATTATAAAATTTCAGATCAATGGACTTCACAAACTGCTTTTGCAAGAAGCTCTACAAAATCTCAGGGTTACTATAATTACCTATATGACATAACAAGTACTTTTAGCGGAATTACTGACGGAATTGTTTTTGGAAGATCATTTACAAATAATAATTCAAAAACACTAACAACTGATATTCAACAAAATTTTATTGGAGATTTTAAAATAGGAAAACTAAGAAACAGAATTGTTGCCGGTTTAGATTATTTCAACAGAATGCAAGTTGATAACGGAACAGATTACGAATATTACGAAAGCTTAGTATATGTTGGTAGAGATGACCTAAAAACAGTAAACGAAAATGTATTTAAAATCACAGATCCTACTAAATATATTTTAGACGGAGATAATGGTATTTTATCACAATCACATGCAGATGCTGTTTTATCAGGCAAGGGTGTAAGCAACAGCAAACAAAAGCAGGAAGTTTTTAGTGCTTACGTATCAGATGTTATTAATTTCACTCCTGCCCTTTCTGTAATGGCTAGTTTACGTATCGATCGTTTTATGAATTCAGGCGAAGTAACGACAAAAGATGATGACTTTAATCAAACTACTTTTTCTCCAAAATTTGGTATTGTATACCAGCCAATTATCGACAAAGTTTCGATTTTTGCTAACTATATGGATGGTTTTGTAAACCCATCTCCAGTTACTAATATATTAGCTGACGGAAGCAGACAACCAAGAACTTTTGGTCCTGAACATGCAACTCAAATTGAATTTGGTACCAAATTAAACTTATTCAAAGATAAACTATATGCCACTTTTAGCTATTATGACACAAAAGTAAAAGATATGGTTTATACGGATTATGGTGCAACAACTACAATCAGTTATGAGGATGGTGCTCAAAGAAACAAAGGTTTTGAAGCAGAAATTGTGACTAACCCGGTTGATGGTTTAAACATCGTTTTTGGATACAGCTATAACGATGCGATCTTAACAGCAGGACTTGATGATTTCGTGAATCACAGACCTGAAAGTGCAGGACCACAAAATTTAGCAAACCTTTGGGCAAGTTATAAATTTCTTCAGGGAGACTTAAAAGGTTTTGGTTTAGGTTTTGGAGGTAATTATGCAAGTGATAATAAAATCATGAACAGAACAGTTGCCGGAGTATTTACAATTCCAGAATATACTGTTATGAATTCTTCTATTTTTTACGGAACAGAAAAATACACTTTGACTCTTAAAGTTAACAATATCGCAAACGAAGATATTTATAGCGGATGGTCTACAGTGAGTCCAAGAGATGCAAGAAGCGTAGTGGCCAGTTTCTCTTACAGATTCTAA
- a CDS encoding PepSY-associated TM helix domain-containing protein: protein MNNRNYNIYFHTHTVSGIVISVVLFVIFFAGSFSFFRDDINNWERNESTAITKEIQLDYNTALKKLDKEYVLHGRNVTISKNSNERRVAVYMEGTKDTLAPAKQKEGSFFYLDTKTFKTFTYEQSYSLGEFLYRLHFLAQIPYPVGYYLSGFIALFFLFAIITGVLLHWKKIVSNFYIFRPKEKLKTLWTDAHTALGMIGLPFQFVYAVTGAFFMIKLLIVAPAVMTLYKGDQDKLYKELEYSDPEYKFENKKLATPFNIDGLVAKAKGNWKDFEITRVFIQNYGDANMHVVVEGEMLSHKKFTGIGKVIYRIADGKEIAKKNPVTQNNYLDVVKNVLYKIHFGDYGGYALRIVSFVLGIITCFVIISGVMIWLVARQKNNLPEKKRRFNAAVVRIYLAICLSMYPITALAFIITKIFYPLSQNNLFAVYFGGWLILAIFFILKKNDDFTNKFCLISGSILGFLIPITNGIVSGNWFWNSFMHNQIQVFFIDVFWIVLASLTLYVAYHLKPKKVS from the coding sequence ATGAACAATCGTAATTATAACATCTATTTTCATACCCATACTGTTAGCGGAATTGTTATCAGTGTAGTGCTATTTGTGATTTTTTTCGCAGGATCTTTTTCTTTTTTCAGAGACGATATCAACAATTGGGAAAGAAATGAATCTACTGCTATTACCAAAGAAATTCAATTAGACTATAATACCGCTTTAAAAAAATTAGACAAGGAATACGTTCTGCACGGAAGAAACGTAACCATTTCTAAAAATAGCAACGAAAGAAGAGTTGCCGTTTATATGGAAGGTACCAAAGATACTTTGGCTCCAGCCAAACAAAAAGAAGGTTCATTTTTCTATCTCGACACTAAAACCTTCAAGACTTTTACTTACGAACAATCGTATTCATTAGGCGAATTTTTGTATCGATTACATTTTCTGGCTCAAATTCCGTATCCGGTGGGTTATTATCTTTCCGGCTTTATTGCTTTATTTTTCTTATTTGCTATTATAACCGGCGTTTTATTGCATTGGAAAAAAATCGTTTCAAACTTTTATATTTTCCGTCCAAAGGAAAAACTAAAGACATTATGGACAGATGCTCATACCGCTTTAGGAATGATTGGTTTACCATTTCAGTTTGTATATGCCGTGACAGGAGCCTTTTTTATGATCAAACTTTTGATTGTTGCTCCCGCTGTAATGACATTGTACAAAGGAGATCAGGATAAATTATATAAAGAACTGGAATACAGCGATCCTGAATATAAATTTGAAAATAAAAAATTAGCTACACCATTTAATATTGATGGTTTAGTAGCAAAAGCCAAAGGTAATTGGAAGGATTTTGAAATTACCCGTGTTTTTATTCAGAATTATGGTGACGCGAATATGCATGTCGTTGTTGAAGGCGAAATGCTAAGTCACAAAAAATTTACAGGAATAGGAAAAGTAATTTACCGAATTGCTGATGGAAAAGAAATCGCAAAGAAAAACCCTGTTACTCAAAACAATTATCTCGATGTTGTAAAAAATGTTTTGTATAAAATACATTTTGGAGACTACGGAGGTTACGCTTTAAGAATCGTAAGTTTCGTTCTGGGAATCATTACTTGTTTTGTTATTATTTCCGGCGTAATGATTTGGTTAGTTGCCAGACAAAAAAATAATTTACCTGAAAAGAAAAGACGTTTCAACGCTGCAGTTGTTCGTATTTATTTGGCAATCTGCCTAAGCATGTATCCTATTACTGCACTTGCATTTATTATTACTAAAATATTTTATCCGCTAAGTCAGAATAATCTTTTTGCGGTTTATTTTGGAGGATGGCTGATTCTGGCAATCTTTTTTATCCTTAAAAAGAATGATGATTTCACTAATAAATTCTGTTTAATTTCAGGGAGTATTTTAGGTTTTTTAATTCCAATTACAAATGGAATCGTATCCGGAAACTGGTTTTGGAATTCGTTTATGCACAATCAGATTCAGGTTTTCTTTATTGATGTTTTCTGGATTGTTTTGGCTTCGCTAACACTTTACGTTGCCTATCATTTAAAACCCAAAAAAGTTTCTTAA